In one window of Syngnathus scovelli strain Florida chromosome 20, RoL_Ssco_1.2, whole genome shotgun sequence DNA:
- the tmem200a gene encoding transmembrane protein 200A translates to MTAAAGVLTGLAKLKRQDSVRSQQRPAEEERAPRKGKRRTDVVVVRGRLRLFSASGFFLLLGLLILAVGVAMATLGYWPQASGLSGGGPSPEEEESATESSGLSQKTEGRGGGQWRGGALARFLERHRHSERMKMFGPFTMGIGIFIFICANAILHENRDRETKIIHMRDMYSTVIDIHGLRKKAQKQHRHEPGDHDPVAFSSWAEEEEALLAKEEEEEAGRWRARMRCSFAPPLHKDRSSPQRGGHRARSIVSSSITAFTLPVIKVNNCVIDEPDAEAVPEEPGRSGRDEDRSQAPGVTTLSLAVPSPCLARAFKASRLHRSHSASSVSSTLGCWLSPGAAQSDFGSNSSLYMLGSHSKSLDLERRPGTLGVHGHQRKHPSWPRLDGSSCGFKGYARLEGGGGGAGTRPMPPPPLLPPPVVGRDYSKREKLFMISRSHNNLMLERHDTSSRTVKRGGSETRF, encoded by the exons ATGACGGCCGCAGCCGGCGTGCTGACGGGCTTGGCCAAGCTGAAGCGGCAGGATTCGGTCCGCTCTCAGCAGCGGCCCGCCGAGGAGGAGCGAGCGCCCAG AAAAGGGAAGCGGCGCACTGACGTGGTGGTGGTGCGCGGCCGCTTGCGCCTCTTCTCCGCTTCGGGGTTCTTCCTCCTGCTGGGCCTGCTCATCCTGGCTGTCGGCGTCGCCATGGCCACGCTGGGCTACTGGCCGCAAGCCTCGGGCCTAAGTGGCGGAGGACCGTccccggaggaggaggagagcgcCACCGAGAGCTCCGGCCTAAGTCAAAAGACAGAAG gtcggggcggcgggCAGTGGCGAGGAGGCGCTCTGGCGCGCTTCCTGGAGCGGCACCGGCACTCGGAGAGGATGAAGATGTTCGGGCCCTTCACCATGGGCATCGGGATTTTCATCTTCATCTGCGCCAATGCCATTCTTCACGAGAACAGAGACCGGGAGACAAAG ATCATCCACATGCGAGACATGTACTCCACCGTCATCGACATCCACGGCCTCCGCAAGAAGGCGCAGAAACAGCACCGCCACGAGCCCGGGGACCACGACCCGGTGGCCTTCTCCTCctgggcggaggaggaggaggcgctgCTGgccaaagaggaggaggaggaggcgggcaGGTGGCGGGCCAGGATGCGGTGTAGCTTCGCGCCGCCGCTCCACAAGGACCGCTCGTCGCCCCAAAGAGGAGGGCACCGTGCCCGTTCCATCGTCTCATCTTCCATCACGGCATTCACGCTGCCCGTCATCAAAGTCAACAACTGCGTCATCGACGAGCCGGACGCGGAGGCCGTCCCGGAGGAGCCGGGACGAAGCGGGAGGGATGAGGACAGGTCGCAAGCGCCAGGCGTCACCACGCTGTCTCTGGCGGTCCCGTCGCCGTGCCTGGCCCGGGCCTTCAAAGCGTCGCGCTTGCACCGGAGTCACTCTGCCTCCTCCGTGTCCTCGACTTTGGGCTGCTGGCTTTCCCCCGGCGCGGCGCAGTCCGACTTTGGTTCCAACTCCTCTCTGTACATGCTCGGCAGCCACTCCAAATCTTTGGACCTAGAGCGCCGGCCCGGCACGCTCGGCGTGCACGGCCATCAGCGCAAGCACCCCAGTTGGCCTCGCTTGGACGGCAGCAGCTGCGGCTTCAAGGGCTACGCCCGGCTGgagggcggcggcggtggcgcagGGACGAGGccgatgccgccgccgccgcttctgCCACCGCCCGTCGTCGGGCGGGACTACAGCAAGCGAGAGAAGCTGTTCATGATATCCCGTTCGCACAACAATCTGATGTTGGAGCGCCACGACACGAGCAGCAGGACCGTGAAGCGGGGCGGCTCAGAAACGCGCTTCTAA
- the tmem244 gene encoding putative transmembrane protein 244 isoform X1 produces the protein MFLDYCCRCCGFTLIKRHGAVSLKTTPSDTWVVLQNLLTCTLCFYSLYYVAVSLCVGLLRVHEINSLLAPFDYTTQPSWQNPKYLVGVISTEVTYVLGGLVFAWIVEERVWDYAITVTLLHVAMTVAVMSDFPSTEHWWIALGELLNVFPPPPVLVLTLIKRSTGLLVSSTLTYSAGSGLVMMIFGGQALAYKLFRSNFVYPAELQNF, from the exons ATGTTTTTGGACTACTGCTGTCGATGTTGTGGATTCACGCTCATCAAGCGCCATGGAGCCGTCTCGCTCAAGACCACGCCCAGTGACACCTGG GTGGTCCTGCAGAACTTGCTGACGTGCACGCTCTGCTTCTATTCGCTCTACTACGTGGCGGTCAGCCTCTGCGTCGGACTGCTCAG GGTTCATGAAATCAACAGCCTGTTGGCACCGTTTGACTACACCACCCAACCGTCATGGCAAAACCCAAAATACCTGG TGGGCGTCATCTCCACAGAAGTCACCTATGTTCTGGGAGGGCTGGTGTTTGCCTGGATCGTGGAGGAGCGGGTGTGGGACTACGCCATCACGGTCACGCTGCTGCATGTGGCCATGACTGTTGCAG TGATGTCGGACTTCCCCTCAACCGAGCACTGGTGGATTGCACTGGGTGAGCTGTTGAatgtctttccccccccccccgtcctcGTGTTGACACTCATCAAGCGCTCTACGGGTCTTCTCGTTTCATCCACGTTGACTTACTCTGCAGGCTCGGGGCTGGTGATGATGATATTCGGAGGGCAGGCGCTGGCCTATAAACTCTTCAGGAGCAACTTTGTCTACCCGGCCGAGCTGCAGAACTTCTGA
- the tmem244 gene encoding putative transmembrane protein 244 isoform X3 yields MFLDYCCRCCGFTLIKRHGAVSLKTTPSDTWVVLQNLLTCTLCFYSLYYVAVSLCVGLLRVHEINSLLAPFDYTTQPSWQNPKYLVGVISTEVTYVLGGLVFAWIVEERVWDYAITVTLLHVAMTVAVMSDFPSTEHWWIALGSGLVMMIFGGQALAYKLFRSNFVYPAELQNF; encoded by the exons ATGTTTTTGGACTACTGCTGTCGATGTTGTGGATTCACGCTCATCAAGCGCCATGGAGCCGTCTCGCTCAAGACCACGCCCAGTGACACCTGG GTGGTCCTGCAGAACTTGCTGACGTGCACGCTCTGCTTCTATTCGCTCTACTACGTGGCGGTCAGCCTCTGCGTCGGACTGCTCAG GGTTCATGAAATCAACAGCCTGTTGGCACCGTTTGACTACACCACCCAACCGTCATGGCAAAACCCAAAATACCTGG TGGGCGTCATCTCCACAGAAGTCACCTATGTTCTGGGAGGGCTGGTGTTTGCCTGGATCGTGGAGGAGCGGGTGTGGGACTACGCCATCACGGTCACGCTGCTGCATGTGGCCATGACTGTTGCAG TGATGTCGGACTTCCCCTCAACCGAGCACTGGTGGATTGCACTGG GCTCGGGGCTGGTGATGATGATATTCGGAGGGCAGGCGCTGGCCTATAAACTCTTCAGGAGCAACTTTGTCTACCCGGCCGAGCTGCAGAACTTCTGA
- the tmem244 gene encoding putative transmembrane protein 244 isoform X2 produces MFLDYCCRCCGFTLIKRHGAVSLKTTPSDTWVVLQNLLTCTLCFYSLYYVAVSLCVGLLRVHEINSLLAPFDYTTQPSWQNPKYLVGVISTEVTYVLGGLVFAWIVEERVWDYAITVTLLHVAMTVAGAGGLVRLCNGCHELQQWLSPQQGSLDVGLPLNRALVDCTGLGAGDDDIRRAGAGL; encoded by the exons ATGTTTTTGGACTACTGCTGTCGATGTTGTGGATTCACGCTCATCAAGCGCCATGGAGCCGTCTCGCTCAAGACCACGCCCAGTGACACCTGG GTGGTCCTGCAGAACTTGCTGACGTGCACGCTCTGCTTCTATTCGCTCTACTACGTGGCGGTCAGCCTCTGCGTCGGACTGCTCAG GGTTCATGAAATCAACAGCCTGTTGGCACCGTTTGACTACACCACCCAACCGTCATGGCAAAACCCAAAATACCTGG TGGGCGTCATCTCCACAGAAGTCACCTATGTTCTGGGAGGGCTGGTGTTTGCCTGGATCGTGGAGGAGCGGGTGTGGGACTACGCCATCACGGTCACGCTGCTGCATGTGGCCATGACTGTTGCAGGTGCAGGAGGATTAGTCAGGTTATGTAACGGTTGTCATGAGCTCCAACAATGGCTGTCACCCCAACAAGGATCACT TGATGTCGGACTTCCCCTCAACCGAGCACTGGTGGATTGCACTGG GCTCGGGGCTGGTGATGATGATATTCGGAGGGCAGGCGCTGGCCTATAA
- the tmem244 gene encoding putative transmembrane protein 244 isoform X4, whose amino-acid sequence MFLDYCCRCCGFTLIKRHGAVSLKTTPSDTWVVLQNLLTCTLCFYSLYYVAVSLCVGLLRVHEINSLLAPFDYTTQPSWQNPKYLVMSDFPSTEHWWIALGELLNVFPPPPVLVLTLIKRSTGLLVSSTLTYSAGSGLVMMIFGGQALAYKLFRSNFVYPAELQNF is encoded by the exons ATGTTTTTGGACTACTGCTGTCGATGTTGTGGATTCACGCTCATCAAGCGCCATGGAGCCGTCTCGCTCAAGACCACGCCCAGTGACACCTGG GTGGTCCTGCAGAACTTGCTGACGTGCACGCTCTGCTTCTATTCGCTCTACTACGTGGCGGTCAGCCTCTGCGTCGGACTGCTCAG GGTTCATGAAATCAACAGCCTGTTGGCACCGTTTGACTACACCACCCAACCGTCATGGCAAAACCCAAAATACCTGG TGATGTCGGACTTCCCCTCAACCGAGCACTGGTGGATTGCACTGGGTGAGCTGTTGAatgtctttccccccccccccgtcctcGTGTTGACACTCATCAAGCGCTCTACGGGTCTTCTCGTTTCATCCACGTTGACTTACTCTGCAGGCTCGGGGCTGGTGATGATGATATTCGGAGGGCAGGCGCTGGCCTATAAACTCTTCAGGAGCAACTTTGTCTACCCGGCCGAGCTGCAGAACTTCTGA
- the fkbp6 gene encoding inactive peptidyl-prolyl cis-trans isomerase FKBP6 isoform X1 translates to MSTNGRRNLWQRFVVGNEPSLSPFERLQQQMEDILGNGGVLKEVIYPGDGPPVPQSASVLMHYSGFLEYSERPFETTSHLKHPRLVKLGRDVSLSGMEVALLSMRKGEFSRFLLQPRYAYGEMGCPPLIPAAARVLFEIQILDFYDLGGVDELVQMTVEEQNQFPFSKVMEAADTLRSCGNRCFKQSRFEKAKEHYKQASVLLGNRANVSDGERAEIRAALLPLYLNLSLAALRLDAPQKALKYANRALAMDGGDTKALYRCAQAYAELRQYGSAHACLVKARTRRPLDSDVNSLLKTITMRYKQSLDKEKQLYTKMFPGFESQQKM, encoded by the exons ATGTCTACGAACGGACGACGGAATCTTTGGCAACGCTTTGTTGTAGGTAACGAGCCAAGTCTG AGTCCATTTGAGCGTCTCCAGCAGCAGATGGAGGACATCCTGGGGAACGGAGGGGTCCTGAAAGAGGTGATCTACCCCGGAGACGGGCCCCCTGTGCCCCAAAGTGCTTCAGTTTTGA TgcattactctggcttcctggaataCTCGGAGCGGCCGTTTGAGACGACGTCTCACCTCAAGCATCCCCGCCTCGTGAAGCTGGGCAgag ACGTGTCGCTGTCGGGGATGGAGGTGGCCCTGCTGAGCATGCGCAAAGGCGAGTTCTCCCGCTTCCTGCTGCAGCCGCGCTACGCCTACGGAGAGATGGGCTGCCCGCCGCTCATCCCCGCCGCTGCCCGCGTCTTGTTCGAGATCCAGATCCTGGACTTCTATGACTTGGGAGGAGTGGATGAATTGGTCCAAATGACTGTG GAGGAGCAGAACCAGTTTCCCTTTTCCAAAGTGATGGAAGCGGCCGACACGCTTCGTAGCTGCGGCAACAGATGCTTCAAGCAGAGTCGCTTTGAAAAAgccaaagagcactacaagcag GCGTCGGTGTTGCTGGGCAACAGGGCGAACGTGAGCGACGGCGAGCGGGCGGAGATCCGGGCGGCGCTGCTACCGCTTTATCTGAATCTGTCGTTGGCGGCGCTGCGCCTGGACGCCCCGCAGAAAGCTCTCAAGTACGCCAACAGGGCTTTGGCGATGGACGGCGGCGACACCAAGGCGCTGTACCGCTGTGCGCAG GCATATGCGGAGCTACGCCAGTACGGGAGCGCCCACGCCTGCCTCGTCAAGGCCCGGACCAGGAGGCCTTTGGATAGTGACGTCAACAGCCTCCTCAAGACGATCACCAT GCGCTACAAACAGAGCTTGGACAAAGAGAAACAATTGTACACCAAGATGTTCCCGGGCTTTGAGAGCCAGCAAAAGATGTAA
- the fkbp6 gene encoding inactive peptidyl-prolyl cis-trans isomerase FKBP6 isoform X2 produces MSTNGRRNLWQRFVVGNEPSLSPFERLQQQMEDILGNGGVLKEVIYPGDGPPVPQSASVLMHYSGFLEYSERPFETTSHLKHPRLVKLGRDVSLSGMEVALLSMRKGEFSRFLLQPRYAYGEMGCPPLIPAAARVLFEIQILDFYDLGGVDELVQMTEEQNQFPFSKVMEAADTLRSCGNRCFKQSRFEKAKEHYKQASVLLGNRANVSDGERAEIRAALLPLYLNLSLAALRLDAPQKALKYANRALAMDGGDTKALYRCAQAYAELRQYGSAHACLVKARTRRPLDSDVNSLLKTITMRYKQSLDKEKQLYTKMFPGFESQQKM; encoded by the exons ATGTCTACGAACGGACGACGGAATCTTTGGCAACGCTTTGTTGTAGGTAACGAGCCAAGTCTG AGTCCATTTGAGCGTCTCCAGCAGCAGATGGAGGACATCCTGGGGAACGGAGGGGTCCTGAAAGAGGTGATCTACCCCGGAGACGGGCCCCCTGTGCCCCAAAGTGCTTCAGTTTTGA TgcattactctggcttcctggaataCTCGGAGCGGCCGTTTGAGACGACGTCTCACCTCAAGCATCCCCGCCTCGTGAAGCTGGGCAgag ACGTGTCGCTGTCGGGGATGGAGGTGGCCCTGCTGAGCATGCGCAAAGGCGAGTTCTCCCGCTTCCTGCTGCAGCCGCGCTACGCCTACGGAGAGATGGGCTGCCCGCCGCTCATCCCCGCCGCTGCCCGCGTCTTGTTCGAGATCCAGATCCTGGACTTCTATGACTTGGGAGGAGTGGATGAATTGGTCCAAATGACT GAGGAGCAGAACCAGTTTCCCTTTTCCAAAGTGATGGAAGCGGCCGACACGCTTCGTAGCTGCGGCAACAGATGCTTCAAGCAGAGTCGCTTTGAAAAAgccaaagagcactacaagcag GCGTCGGTGTTGCTGGGCAACAGGGCGAACGTGAGCGACGGCGAGCGGGCGGAGATCCGGGCGGCGCTGCTACCGCTTTATCTGAATCTGTCGTTGGCGGCGCTGCGCCTGGACGCCCCGCAGAAAGCTCTCAAGTACGCCAACAGGGCTTTGGCGATGGACGGCGGCGACACCAAGGCGCTGTACCGCTGTGCGCAG GCATATGCGGAGCTACGCCAGTACGGGAGCGCCCACGCCTGCCTCGTCAAGGCCCGGACCAGGAGGCCTTTGGATAGTGACGTCAACAGCCTCCTCAAGACGATCACCAT GCGCTACAAACAGAGCTTGGACAAAGAGAAACAATTGTACACCAAGATGTTCCCGGGCTTTGAGAGCCAGCAAAAGATGTAA